The following are from one region of the Streptomyces fradiae genome:
- a CDS encoding TadE/TadG family type IV pilus assembly protein, whose translation MKRFRRRDRGSVAIEYLGFLPILLIVGLAGIQLGLVAYAAQQAGTGARAAARAASVDDPDSVPRPRAAADASMSDWIVEHRSFSSSGEGSYSVTVRVPGLIPFLGPFRVTRTATMPVPDSASEEERP comes from the coding sequence ATGAAACGCTTCCGAAGGCGCGACCGCGGTTCGGTGGCCATCGAGTACCTGGGCTTTCTGCCGATCCTGCTGATCGTCGGCCTGGCGGGCATCCAGCTCGGCCTCGTCGCGTACGCGGCCCAGCAGGCGGGCACGGGGGCGCGGGCGGCGGCGCGGGCGGCGAGCGTGGACGACCCCGACTCCGTACCGAGGCCGAGGGCGGCCGCGGACGCGTCCATGAGCGACTGGATCGTCGAGCACAGGTCGTTCAGCTCCTCGGGAGAGGGCAGCTACAGCGTCACCGTCCGGGTCCCCGGCCTCATCCCCTTCCTGGGCCCGTTCAGGGTGACCAGGACCGCCACCATGCCCGTCCCCGACTCCGCATCCGAGGAGGAGCGCCCATGA
- a CDS encoding ATP-binding protein, with translation MSPTLRTAICPVSPHAAEAGVRFTYSLTVPGTCSSAAVVRTAVRSALHAHRLRRYTFPAQLAASELVSTAARLAPGEDAYFSLGCRPDSLRLVLWDQHPRHEEPDAETVCAARRRRALWLLDVAVEDWGGEWGITEAQPPHRGTKSWVVLPW, from the coding sequence ATGTCGCCGACCCTTCGCACCGCCATCTGCCCCGTTTCTCCGCACGCCGCCGAGGCCGGCGTCAGATTCACGTACAGCCTCACCGTTCCGGGTACGTGCAGCAGCGCTGCCGTCGTCCGTACCGCCGTACGTTCCGCCCTGCATGCGCATCGGCTGCGCCGTTACACCTTCCCCGCGCAACTCGCCGCCAGCGAACTGGTCAGTACCGCCGCTCGGCTGGCCCCGGGCGAGGACGCGTACTTCTCCCTCGGCTGCCGCCCCGACTCACTCCGCCTGGTCCTCTGGGACCAACACCCCCGCCACGAGGAACCCGACGCCGAGACGGTCTGCGCGGCCCGGCGCCGGCGGGCGTTGTGGCTGCTCGACGTCGCCGTGGAGGACTGGGGCGGCGAGTGGGGCATCACCGAGGCTCAGCCGCCGCACCGGGGGACGAAGTCATGGGTGGTACTGCCCTGGTGA
- a CDS encoding helix-turn-helix domain-containing protein — protein sequence MAARTSPTERQKRLGYEVRRMRTSSGISAESASSLLGVDRSKISNIESGKRPISPERLRALAAHCDSADDRYVEALTEMAQPGQRGWWEGYRSSLPPALLDIAELEANSVGMRAAYSMHMPGLLQTSEHAMAVFRMVIPQLPEHKIALRLAHRMERQRVLDGPDAVPYLGIVHEAALRMRFGGRTVARAQLEHLLQKSEQENITILVLPFEAGAFPGAGQTVLYAEGAVPRLDTVQIDNSHGPDFLYEETQLAKYRAHLDWMERIALSPTDSRAFLHEMVRQF from the coding sequence ATGGCAGCAAGGACATCCCCGACCGAACGCCAGAAGCGTCTTGGCTACGAGGTCCGCAGGATGCGCACGTCGTCCGGGATTTCCGCCGAGTCGGCGTCGAGCCTGCTCGGTGTCGATCGCAGCAAGATCTCCAACATCGAGTCGGGCAAGCGCCCCATCAGCCCCGAACGCCTTCGCGCTCTCGCCGCCCATTGCGACTCCGCAGACGACAGGTACGTCGAGGCACTTACCGAGATGGCACAGCCCGGCCAGCGCGGCTGGTGGGAGGGCTACCGCAGCTCGCTACCTCCCGCCCTCCTCGACATCGCCGAGCTGGAGGCGAACAGCGTCGGCATGCGCGCGGCCTACTCCATGCACATGCCCGGCCTGCTCCAGACTTCGGAACACGCGATGGCGGTCTTCCGCATGGTCATCCCGCAGCTTCCCGAGCACAAGATCGCCCTGCGCCTCGCGCATCGCATGGAGCGCCAGCGGGTGCTCGACGGCCCCGACGCCGTCCCGTACCTCGGCATCGTGCACGAAGCCGCCCTGCGAATGCGCTTCGGCGGAAGAACCGTGGCGCGCGCCCAGTTGGAACACCTGTTGCAGAAGTCGGAGCAGGAGAACATCACGATCCTCGTCCTCCCATTCGAGGCGGGGGCGTTCCCCGGAGCCGGGCAGACCGTCCTCTACGCCGAGGGAGCCGTTCCCCGGCTCGACACCGTGCAGATCGACAACTCGCACGGGCCCGACTTCCTGTACGAGGAAACGCAGTTGGCGAAGTATCGAGCGCACCTGGACTGGATGGAACGCATCGCGCTGTCCCCGACGGACTCACGCGCGTTCCTCCATGAGATGGTGCGCCAATTCTGA
- a CDS encoding Flp family type IVb pilin: MNEALLRALTKAKVHGASWGERRAAARRDRDRDRGQTAVEYLGIIVVVVAIVIAISGTDIGQSIRNAISRKIASLTGGGGS, encoded by the coding sequence ATGAACGAGGCGCTGCTGAGGGCCCTGACCAAGGCCAAGGTGCACGGGGCGAGTTGGGGCGAACGCCGAGCTGCGGCGCGGCGGGACCGCGACCGCGACCGGGGGCAGACGGCGGTGGAGTACCTGGGGATCATCGTTGTGGTGGTGGCGATCGTGATCGCGATCTCGGGGACGGACATCGGACAGAGCATCAGGAACGCCATCTCCCGGAAGATCGCCAGCCTCACCGGAGGCGGGGGGAGCTGA
- a CDS encoding prepilin peptidase, translating into MSIAFVAAAALWGAAAGLLVPRAAYRLSVAPDEPWRAACPAGHPFAGPARGWLGGPGRAACATTPAPLVAPLLTALACAALAAATGAPRPELLVWLLVAPFGTLLAVVDARVHRLPDPLTLPLAAALPLLLAPAALLPYAAGSWLHALLGALALGGGYLGLFLLHPNGMGFGDVKLAVPLGAALGWYGWGVLFVGAFAGFALGALYGLGLVVARRAGRGSAIPFGPFMIVGAFLGLLLGAFTALP; encoded by the coding sequence CTGTCGATCGCCTTCGTCGCGGCCGCCGCCCTGTGGGGCGCCGCGGCCGGGCTGCTCGTACCCCGCGCCGCGTACCGCCTGTCCGTCGCCCCCGACGAGCCCTGGCGCGCGGCCTGTCCGGCCGGGCACCCCTTCGCGGGGCCCGCGCGCGGCTGGCTCGGCGGCCCCGGGCGAGCCGCCTGCGCGACCACGCCTGCGCCGCTCGTGGCGCCGCTGCTCACCGCGCTCGCGTGCGCGGCGCTCGCCGCGGCCACCGGCGCGCCCCGCCCCGAACTGCTCGTCTGGCTCCTGGTCGCGCCCTTCGGCACGCTCCTCGCCGTCGTCGACGCCCGCGTCCACCGCCTCCCCGACCCGCTGACGCTGCCGCTCGCCGCCGCGCTGCCGCTGCTCCTCGCGCCGGCCGCGCTCCTCCCGTACGCGGCGGGGTCCTGGCTCCACGCCCTGCTCGGCGCGCTCGCCCTCGGCGGCGGCTACCTCGGCCTGTTCCTCCTCCACCCCAACGGCATGGGCTTCGGCGACGTGAAACTCGCCGTCCCGCTGGGCGCCGCGCTCGGCTGGTACGGGTGGGGCGTGCTGTTCGTCGGAGCCTTCGCGGGGTTCGCCCTTGGGGCGTTGTACGGGCTCGGGCTCGTCGTCGCCCGCCGGGCCGGGCGCGGCTCGGCGATCCCCTTCGGCCCGTTCATGATCGTGGGCGCGTTCCTCGGGCTGCTGCTCGGCGCGTTCACCGCCCTGCCCTGA
- a CDS encoding VOC family protein, giving the protein MTIQRMDNVGIVVDDLDAAVAFFTELGMELEGRMPIEGSWAGKVVGLDGMRSEIAMMRIPGAPGRLELSTYHSPKAITPEPAITPANTLGLHRVMFAVDDIHATLARLRPHGAELVGEVTRFEDSYLLCYLRGPSGIILALAEELS; this is encoded by the coding sequence ATGACGATTCAGCGCATGGACAACGTCGGCATCGTCGTCGACGACCTCGACGCCGCCGTCGCCTTCTTCACCGAGCTCGGCATGGAGCTGGAAGGGAGGATGCCGATCGAAGGAAGCTGGGCGGGGAAGGTCGTCGGGCTCGACGGCATGCGCAGCGAGATCGCGATGATGCGGATCCCCGGTGCCCCGGGCCGACTCGAACTGTCGACGTACCACTCCCCGAAGGCGATCACCCCCGAGCCCGCGATCACCCCGGCGAACACGCTTGGCCTGCACCGCGTCATGTTCGCCGTCGACGACATCCACGCCACCCTCGCCCGCCTCCGCCCGCACGGCGCCGAACTCGTCGGGGAAGTGACGCGCTTCGAGGACAGCTACCTGCTCTGCTACCTCCGGGGCCCGAGCGGAATCATCCTCGCCCTGGCCGAAGAACTGAGCTGA
- a CDS encoding response regulator transcription factor: MRTLKILVVAANPVVRAGLTVLLGACPDMEVVGEGAGADLVVVDGDAEAVERLSALAPVLLLTHEPVGDGAFGAAAGRLVHGRFDVAELVRTVRATAHAGVRSTLGNILHFRNPASRVQRFGLSAREVEVMDLIATGLTNQQIATTCSISEKTVKNHINRIFAKLHSTTRGEAIASWLGTRTAS; encoded by the coding sequence ATGCGGACGCTGAAGATTCTGGTGGTGGCCGCGAACCCGGTCGTACGGGCGGGCCTGACGGTGCTGTTGGGCGCGTGCCCGGACATGGAGGTGGTGGGGGAGGGCGCGGGCGCGGACCTCGTGGTGGTCGACGGGGACGCGGAGGCGGTGGAGCGGTTGTCGGCGCTGGCGCCGGTGCTGCTGCTGACGCACGAGCCGGTGGGGGACGGGGCGTTCGGGGCGGCAGCGGGGCGGCTGGTCCACGGCCGCTTCGACGTGGCGGAGCTCGTACGGACGGTGCGTGCGACTGCACATGCTGGCGTGAGGTCAACTCTGGGGAATATACTGCACTTCAGAAATCCAGCTTCGCGAGTGCAACGTTTCGGTCTGAGTGCGAGGGAGGTGGAGGTCATGGACCTGATCGCAACCGGCCTGACCAACCAGCAGATCGCCACTACCTGCTCCATCTCCGAAAAGACCGTCAAGAACCACATCAACCGCATCTTCGCCAAACTCCACAGCACCACCCGCGGCGAAGCCATCGCCTCCTGGCTCGGCACGAGGACCGCGTCATGA
- a CDS encoding CpaF family protein has translation MSLRSRIHTPEENRSGGAAGREDGHLVAAFRAKLLEEIDLTEMSALAAAERRARLERVLGHIISREGPVLSTAERAQLIRRVVDEALGLGVLEPLLEDASITEIMVNGPDQIYIERAGRVELLPLRFASHEQLMQTIERIVSTVNRRVDESNPMVDARLPSGERVNVIIPPLSLTGATLTIRRFPRAYTLHEMIGLGSLDEQMLLLLSGLVQAKFNIIVSGATGTGKTTLLNALSGLIPDGERVITIEDSAELQLQQSHVIRLEARPPNIEGRGQVTIRDLVRNSLRMRPDRIVVGEVRGGETLDMLQAMSTGHDGSLATVHANSAEDALMRLQTLASMSEVKVPFEALRDQINSAVDILVQLTRHPDGTRRVTEIAVLASHGREGYLLATVCRFDAQPIGADGRVHGRFSYHPLPRRVADRLYMAGQPIPQAFGVAATDAQLATREAT, from the coding sequence ATGAGCCTGCGGTCCCGCATCCACACCCCCGAGGAGAACCGGTCCGGCGGCGCCGCCGGACGGGAGGACGGACATCTCGTCGCCGCGTTCCGCGCGAAGCTCCTGGAGGAGATCGACCTCACCGAGATGTCCGCGCTCGCCGCCGCCGAGCGCCGGGCCCGGCTCGAACGCGTCCTCGGCCACATCATCAGCCGCGAGGGCCCGGTGCTCTCCACCGCCGAGCGCGCCCAGTTGATCCGCCGCGTCGTCGACGAGGCCCTCGGCCTCGGCGTGCTCGAACCGCTCCTCGAAGACGCCTCCATCACCGAGATCATGGTCAACGGCCCCGACCAGATCTACATCGAGCGGGCGGGCCGGGTGGAGCTGCTCCCGCTGCGGTTCGCGTCCCACGAGCAGCTGATGCAGACCATCGAGCGGATCGTGTCGACCGTCAACCGACGGGTCGACGAGTCGAATCCGATGGTGGACGCGCGGCTGCCGTCCGGCGAGCGCGTCAACGTGATCATTCCGCCGCTGTCGCTCACCGGCGCCACGCTCACCATTCGCCGCTTCCCGCGCGCGTACACGCTGCACGAGATGATCGGTCTCGGCTCGCTCGACGAGCAGATGCTGCTCCTGCTGTCAGGACTCGTCCAGGCCAAGTTCAACATCATCGTCTCCGGCGCCACCGGCACCGGTAAGACGACCCTCCTCAACGCCCTGTCCGGGCTCATCCCCGACGGCGAGCGGGTCATCACCATCGAGGACTCGGCCGAGCTGCAGCTCCAGCAGTCCCACGTCATCCGCCTGGAGGCCCGGCCGCCCAACATCGAGGGCCGCGGCCAGGTCACCATCCGCGACCTCGTGCGCAACTCCCTGCGCATGCGCCCCGACCGTATCGTCGTCGGCGAGGTCCGCGGCGGCGAGACGCTCGACATGCTGCAGGCCATGTCCACCGGCCACGACGGCTCCCTCGCCACAGTCCACGCCAACTCCGCCGAGGACGCGCTCATGCGCCTCCAGACCCTCGCCTCGATGTCCGAGGTGAAGGTGCCGTTCGAGGCGCTGCGCGACCAGATCAACAGCGCCGTCGACATCCTCGTCCAGCTCACCCGCCACCCCGACGGCACCCGCCGCGTCACCGAGATCGCGGTCCTCGCCTCGCACGGCCGCGAGGGCTACCTCCTCGCCACCGTGTGCCGCTTCGACGCCCAGCCGATCGGCGCCGACGGCCGGGTGCACGGCCGCTTCTCGTACCACCCGCTGCCGCGCCGGGTCGCCGACCGGCTCTACATGGCGGGCCAGCCCATCCCCCAGGCCTTCGGCGTGGCCGCGACCGACGCGCAACTCGCCACGCGAGAAGCCACGTAG
- a CDS encoding DUF192 domain-containing protein — protein MGRTWGRAWGRTWRDGTGWLGTPDGGRVPVEIAATHKSRRRGLLGRDGIDGALLITPTNSIHTFGMRFTLDIAYLDRSFTVLDVVTMRPGRLGMPRLRGRHVLEAEGGTMAGWGLRPGAVVTVDRRRGA, from the coding sequence ATGGGGAGGACTTGGGGAAGGGCATGGGGCAGGACCTGGCGGGACGGGACGGGCTGGCTGGGCACGCCGGACGGCGGGCGGGTGCCGGTAGAGATCGCCGCTACCCATAAATCCCGGCGCCGGGGCCTGCTCGGCCGTGACGGGATCGACGGCGCCCTGCTCATCACGCCCACCAACAGCATTCACACCTTCGGGATGCGCTTCACCCTCGACATCGCCTATCTCGACCGCTCGTTCACCGTCCTCGACGTCGTCACCATGCGGCCGGGCCGGCTGGGGATGCCGCGGCTGCGCGGCCGGCACGTCCTGGAGGCGGAGGGCGGCACGATGGCGGGCTGGGGTCTTCGGCCGGGTGCGGTGGTCACGGTGGACCGGCGCCGAGGAGCGTGA
- a CDS encoding type II secretion system F family protein: MTLTSTPTLLTVGAALVCAVLAVAGIQLYASGAAQRSALIARLSQNAGETGDPGGRRRRPFRGVDRRVRRTALGRKLELRISATGLDVTPGEFVVAMAVTVAALWATGQALLSPFFGPICGFLGVWVAMGFLNWQRQKRIEKFINQLPELSRILANATQAGLALRMALSLAADEMDAPAGDELEKVAQQLAVGTSIDDALGELAERLPSRELVVLVTTLVLANRAGGTVVSSLRNLTETLEERKETRREVRTQLSQVSMTAYAVPVIGVGSLLLIDNMQPGALDRMTGSGLGQLAVVLAFGLYVVGFVVIRRFAKIDV, translated from the coding sequence ATGACCCTGACCTCGACCCCGACCCTGCTGACCGTCGGCGCCGCACTCGTGTGCGCTGTCCTGGCCGTGGCCGGAATCCAGCTGTACGCGAGCGGCGCCGCCCAGCGTTCCGCGCTCATCGCGCGCCTCTCGCAGAACGCGGGCGAGACGGGCGACCCCGGCGGCCGGCGCAGGCGCCCGTTCCGCGGCGTCGACCGGCGGGTGCGCCGCACCGCGCTGGGCCGCAAGCTGGAGCTCCGTATCTCCGCCACCGGACTCGACGTCACACCGGGCGAGTTCGTCGTCGCCATGGCCGTGACCGTCGCCGCGCTGTGGGCGACCGGGCAGGCCCTGCTGTCGCCGTTCTTCGGGCCGATCTGCGGCTTCCTCGGGGTGTGGGTGGCGATGGGCTTCCTCAACTGGCAGCGGCAGAAGCGGATCGAGAAGTTCATCAACCAGCTCCCCGAGCTCTCCCGCATCCTCGCCAACGCCACCCAGGCCGGCCTCGCCCTGCGCATGGCGCTCTCGCTCGCCGCCGACGAGATGGACGCGCCGGCCGGCGACGAACTGGAGAAGGTCGCCCAGCAGCTCGCCGTCGGCACCTCCATCGACGACGCCCTCGGCGAACTCGCCGAACGCCTCCCGTCCCGCGAACTCGTCGTCCTCGTCACGACCCTGGTCCTCGCCAACCGGGCCGGCGGCACCGTCGTCTCCTCGCTGCGCAACCTCACCGAGACGCTGGAGGAGCGGAAGGAGACCCGGCGCGAGGTGCGCACGCAGCTGTCGCAGGTGAGCATGACGGCGTACGCGGTCCCCGTCATCGGCGTCGGCTCGCTGCTGCTCATCGACAACATGCAGCCCGGCGCCCTCGACCGGATGACCGGCTCGGGCCTTGGACAGCTGGCGGTGGTGCTGGCGTTCGGCCTGTACGTGGTCGGCTTCGTCGTGATCCGCCGCTTCGCGAAGATCGACGTGTAG
- a CDS encoding CpaE family protein, which produces MTTRILPAVGDPDAARAVTTLIGQLPDAEPAGPVADSTQLLDTLARLAAHSLDELPEVVLVHERIGPVPALELIREVALRFPAVGVVLITADASPVLFSAAMDSGARGLVTLPLGYEELASRVQAAAQWSTGVRRHLGAAGPDAALTGPGGRVVTVSGAKGGVGTTVTAVHLALAARASGHTVALVDLDLQGGDIASYLDVQFRRSVADLAAINDISPRVLQDAVYVHETGLSLLLAPGEGERGEDVTDRAARQIVHALRTRHEVVVVDCGTHLDSAGAAAVETADVALLVTTPDVVAVRAAKRVVRMWDRLQIRKPEDSTVLVNRHQRATEIQPPLVQKITGTRMAGVAVPAAYKELAAVVDAGRLHDLDARSSVKQALWALAGELGLVKAAGVGGPSKELVRGGDRGALGLRRRGGGGR; this is translated from the coding sequence ATGACCACGAGGATCCTGCCGGCGGTCGGCGACCCGGACGCGGCCCGCGCCGTCACCACCCTCATCGGCCAGCTGCCCGACGCCGAACCCGCCGGGCCCGTCGCCGACTCCACCCAGCTCCTCGACACCCTCGCCCGGCTCGCCGCCCACTCCCTCGACGAGCTCCCCGAGGTCGTCCTCGTCCACGAGCGCATCGGCCCCGTCCCCGCGCTCGAACTCATCCGCGAGGTCGCCCTCCGCTTCCCCGCCGTCGGCGTCGTCCTCATCACCGCCGACGCCAGCCCCGTGCTGTTCTCCGCCGCCATGGACTCCGGCGCCCGCGGCCTCGTCACCCTGCCCCTCGGCTACGAGGAGCTCGCCAGCCGCGTCCAGGCCGCCGCCCAGTGGTCCACCGGCGTCCGCCGCCACCTCGGCGCCGCCGGCCCCGACGCCGCCCTCACCGGCCCCGGCGGCCGGGTCGTCACCGTCAGCGGCGCCAAGGGCGGCGTCGGCACCACCGTCACCGCCGTCCACCTCGCCCTCGCCGCCCGCGCCTCCGGCCACACGGTGGCGCTGGTGGACCTGGACCTCCAGGGCGGCGACATCGCCTCGTACCTCGACGTCCAGTTCCGCCGCTCGGTCGCCGACCTGGCCGCCATCAACGACATCTCGCCGCGGGTGCTTCAGGACGCCGTGTACGTCCACGAGACGGGTCTGTCCTTGCTCCTGGCCCCGGGGGAGGGCGAGCGGGGCGAGGACGTCACCGACCGCGCCGCCCGCCAGATCGTCCACGCCCTGCGCACCCGCCACGAGGTCGTCGTCGTCGACTGCGGCACCCATCTCGACTCGGCGGGCGCGGCGGCCGTGGAGACGGCGGACGTCGCCTTGCTGGTGACGACCCCGGACGTCGTCGCCGTACGGGCCGCCAAGCGGGTCGTACGGATGTGGGACCGGCTCCAGATCCGCAAGCCGGAGGACAGCACCGTCCTGGTCAACCGCCACCAGCGCGCCACCGAGATCCAGCCCCCGCTCGTCCAGAAGATCACCGGGACGCGGATGGCGGGTGTGGCTGTTCCCGCCGCGTACAAGGAGCTGGCGGCCGTCGTCGACGCGGGCCGCCTGCACGACCTGGACGCGCGGTCGAGCGTCAAGCAGGCGCTGTGGGCGCTTGCGGGGGAGCTGGGGTTGGTGAAGGCGGCGGGCGTGGGCGGGCCCAGCAAGGAGCTCGTACGGGGCGGGGATCGCGGCGCGCTCGGCCTGCGGCGGCGCGGCGGCGGAGGGCGATAG
- a CDS encoding DUF5936 domain-containing protein — translation MDLLLALLGGLSVAGAAYGIRLYRADAKLPTDLQLALEVGATRTGAVDSVVDRLGMRWSPAVLRLMGPKRVNSVRRRIDLAGNPGGLTIDRYGARRAVYGFLGVLGGLLMLSRGSFLVALLLFAFGAFWTEVGIWSAVRIRKDQIERTLPDFLDVLAVVVSAGLGFRQALERVADKYEGPWADELRITLRQMDMGVSRRDAFDELRRRNDSEQVAQFVTALQQGEELGAPIVDTLIQIANDMRRTDAQNARRKAAKAVPKATMVITTLMVPATMILLGAGLFLGTGTDFGSITGE, via the coding sequence GTGGATCTTCTCCTGGCCCTCCTCGGGGGCCTCTCCGTGGCCGGCGCCGCCTACGGCATCCGCCTCTACCGCGCCGACGCCAAACTCCCGACCGACCTCCAGCTCGCCCTGGAGGTCGGCGCCACCCGCACCGGCGCCGTCGACTCCGTCGTCGACCGCCTCGGCATGCGCTGGTCCCCGGCCGTCCTCCGGCTCATGGGCCCCAAGCGGGTCAACTCCGTCCGCCGCCGGATCGACCTCGCCGGAAACCCGGGCGGCCTCACCATCGACCGTTACGGGGCGCGGCGCGCCGTCTACGGCTTCCTGGGCGTCCTCGGCGGCCTGCTCATGCTGAGCAGGGGGTCCTTCCTGGTCGCCCTGCTGCTCTTCGCCTTCGGCGCCTTCTGGACCGAGGTCGGCATCTGGTCCGCCGTCCGCATCCGCAAGGACCAGATCGAGCGGACGCTGCCCGACTTCCTGGATGTGCTCGCGGTCGTGGTGTCGGCCGGCCTCGGATTCCGCCAGGCCCTGGAACGGGTCGCCGACAAGTACGAGGGCCCCTGGGCCGACGAACTCCGCATCACCCTCCGCCAGATGGACATGGGCGTCAGCCGCCGCGACGCCTTCGACGAACTGCGGCGACGCAACGACTCCGAACAGGTCGCCCAGTTCGTGACGGCGTTGCAGCAGGGCGAGGAGCTGGGCGCGCCCATCGTCGACACGCTGATCCAGATCGCCAACGACATGCGCAGGACCGACGCCCAGAACGCGCGCCGCAAGGCCGCGAAGGCCGTGCCCAAGGCCACGATGGTGATCACCACCCTGATGGTCCCGGCCACGATGATCCTGCTCGGCGCGGGCCTGTTCCTGGGCACCGGCACCGACTTCGGCTCGATCACGGGCGAGTGA
- a CDS encoding TadE/TadG family type IV pilus assembly protein, which yields MAVEFVGMLPLILLTLVLLWQCVLIGYTYTLAGNAADEAARAAAVDGDCEGAARRHVEGAWASGASVDCGVPSGGMVTVTVTLRTPVLFPGSITFPWRVDGKAAAVWEGKDR from the coding sequence GTGGCGGTCGAGTTCGTCGGCATGCTGCCGCTGATCCTGCTCACGCTGGTGCTGCTGTGGCAGTGCGTCCTGATCGGCTACACGTACACGCTGGCGGGGAACGCGGCGGACGAGGCGGCGCGGGCGGCGGCGGTCGACGGCGACTGCGAGGGAGCGGCGCGGCGGCACGTGGAGGGCGCGTGGGCGTCGGGTGCGAGTGTCGACTGCGGGGTTCCGTCGGGCGGGATGGTCACGGTGACGGTCACGCTCCGCACCCCCGTGCTGTTCCCCGGCTCGATCACCTTCCCGTGGCGGGTCGACGGGAAGGCGGCGGCGGTGTGGGAGGGGAAGGACCGATGA
- a CDS encoding OmpA family protein, translating into MTTTTTPRRLATLTATLVLLTGTVGTVGTAGAARADDPPNSTTNGGPPPVIDASSPALMLPDGATLAPAKVLDIKQIVEEEGGEQRREDTNVDVTFALQAEVLFPKDSAKLSPSATARIAAIAAEINKQASRRVRVFGFTDDLGSYEHGLKLSKERADAVQLELAKNLDPGTTFDIRGYSEDYPIADNATEEGRKKNRRVEVSFPRTSGG; encoded by the coding sequence ATGACGACGACGACCACCCCGCGCCGCCTCGCCACCCTCACGGCAACCCTCGTGCTCCTGACCGGCACGGTCGGCACCGTCGGCACGGCCGGTGCCGCCCGCGCCGACGACCCGCCCAACTCCACCACCAACGGCGGCCCGCCCCCCGTCATCGACGCGAGCTCACCCGCCCTGATGCTTCCCGACGGGGCCACCCTCGCGCCCGCCAAGGTCCTCGACATCAAGCAGATCGTCGAGGAGGAAGGCGGCGAGCAGCGTCGCGAGGACACCAACGTCGACGTCACCTTCGCCCTTCAGGCCGAAGTCCTCTTCCCCAAGGACAGCGCCAAGCTCAGCCCGTCCGCCACCGCCCGTATCGCCGCGATCGCCGCCGAGATCAACAAGCAGGCCTCCCGGCGTGTCCGCGTCTTCGGGTTCACCGACGACCTCGGGTCGTACGAGCACGGGCTGAAGCTGTCCAAGGAACGCGCCGACGCCGTACAGCTCGAACTCGCCAAGAACCTCGACCCCGGCACGACGTTCGACATCCGCGGCTACAGCGAGGACTACCCCATCGCCGACAACGCCACCGAGGAGGGCCGGAAGAAGAACCGCCGCGTCGAGGTCTCCTTCCCGCGCACCTCCGGCGGATAG